In one Corallincola holothuriorum genomic region, the following are encoded:
- a CDS encoding DEAD/DEAH box helicase, which translates to MSDKVSDLIRYYQACYALDNASLNLWNLHKIKAADRVTLTGNELLLSDQMPGAPIADEIAEPLYKRVQLYQRERQLIYACMFIAGTTEIKGEKRQLASPLVYINVTLHQDEKGYYVTADNSEFVLNEALLAELIPQDASSTGGTHTKDKASALSLIPGEFKAVTLADMLRASSHAIDLLPALKYPALAAKSVLSKLSKQHGLTLVPSAMVALIEKPKGTRGVIHELEKISACSVLSPPIRQLFDTVPPSTSAVTSQADLLPGLLSNVQTQVTQIAASAPLGFVSGPPGTGKSYTIAAVAAEHMARGESVLIATSSENPLNVIADKITSQYGLKDVHVRVGSPNYLRQLKSYLNDLLSGYQPNITEQALAALTQQVVSLNEQLSRAETRLTKKNRAGVKRGQRLSSLEQRYPRLGRWYLKLARQRIRKMSQLWPLLQQIHQQQQQRESLAAQLLQQQTQWNIANLLGQSRSTLQTFNKAIRSRASATQADLFEQIDYRLLLKTFPIWLAQLNSLHRAIPNQAALFDLVIIDEATQTDIASCLPALYRAKRALIVGDDKQLRHVSFLSYAKQQAVAAKYALPSTQKGVLSYRDCSILDLAQQAINNQDHVAFLNEHFRSSAKLIDFSNQKFYRNQLKIMQQRPDHEKGEMIIHHVAGNRDSQGTNDIEAEALLNRLEVLIRDADAQQQPKSIGVLSPFRAQVEKLTAAIQSRISLDQIERFNITVATPYGFQGEERDIMLSSWVVDPLSKRAAVYLNKPDMFNVAVTRARGAHELFVSVTESELPSNLLTEYRANLRNYEAKQLESAVCDQFQQEVIHALAQHNIRCWSGVHIAGTDIDILCKYDDHYLAIDLIGFPGPWVDFFDLTTYKILKRAALDVVPISYGLWRVDSALCVEEVLNRLKNASTTVASEALTNCRIDK; encoded by the coding sequence ATGAGTGATAAAGTCAGCGACCTGATCCGCTACTACCAAGCGTGTTATGCGCTAGATAACGCCAGCCTCAATCTTTGGAACCTGCATAAGATTAAGGCCGCAGATCGTGTCACCTTGACCGGCAATGAACTGCTGCTGAGCGATCAAATGCCCGGTGCGCCGATCGCAGATGAGATCGCCGAGCCGCTATATAAGCGGGTGCAGCTTTACCAACGTGAACGTCAGCTGATTTACGCTTGCATGTTTATTGCTGGAACAACAGAGATCAAAGGGGAAAAACGCCAACTGGCCAGCCCTCTGGTGTATATCAACGTCACACTGCACCAAGACGAAAAAGGCTACTACGTGACGGCCGACAACAGCGAATTTGTACTGAATGAGGCGCTGTTAGCCGAACTGATACCTCAAGATGCTTCATCCACCGGCGGTACGCACACCAAGGACAAGGCATCTGCACTCTCGCTAATCCCAGGAGAGTTTAAAGCGGTGACATTGGCAGATATGCTGCGCGCCTCTTCTCACGCTATCGACCTGCTGCCGGCGCTAAAATATCCCGCACTCGCAGCAAAAAGTGTCCTCAGTAAACTATCGAAGCAGCACGGATTAACCCTCGTTCCATCGGCGATGGTGGCACTGATAGAAAAACCCAAAGGCACACGGGGCGTTATCCATGAGCTGGAAAAAATCTCTGCCTGCAGCGTTCTTTCACCCCCGATACGGCAGCTGTTTGACACTGTTCCGCCATCCACCAGCGCAGTTACCAGCCAAGCAGACCTGCTGCCAGGGCTACTTTCCAACGTACAAACGCAGGTAACCCAGATCGCCGCCTCGGCGCCGCTTGGATTTGTCTCTGGCCCACCAGGCACAGGAAAAAGTTACACCATCGCCGCCGTCGCCGCTGAGCATATGGCGCGGGGAGAATCGGTGCTGATCGCCACCTCATCAGAAAATCCGCTCAACGTCATCGCCGACAAGATAACAAGCCAGTATGGCCTGAAAGATGTGCACGTCAGAGTGGGCAGCCCAAACTATCTACGTCAACTAAAAAGCTATCTAAACGACCTTCTCAGCGGCTACCAACCCAACATCACAGAACAGGCCCTCGCCGCACTCACGCAGCAGGTGGTCAGCCTAAATGAACAATTAAGTCGTGCTGAAACTCGGTTAACAAAGAAAAATCGCGCGGGCGTCAAACGCGGACAACGGCTCAGTAGCCTAGAGCAACGCTATCCGCGCCTGGGCCGTTGGTACTTAAAACTGGCTCGCCAACGCATACGTAAGATGAGCCAACTATGGCCCTTGCTGCAACAGATCCATCAACAGCAGCAGCAACGTGAATCCCTCGCCGCTCAGTTGTTACAGCAGCAAACCCAGTGGAATATCGCAAACCTACTTGGACAATCCCGCTCAACACTGCAAACCTTTAACAAGGCGATCAGATCCAGAGCGTCAGCAACCCAAGCGGATCTGTTCGAGCAGATTGACTACCGGCTACTGTTAAAAACCTTTCCGATCTGGCTGGCACAACTGAATAGCTTGCATCGTGCGATACCTAATCAAGCCGCGCTGTTTGATCTAGTGATCATCGACGAAGCCACACAAACCGATATCGCAAGCTGCCTGCCCGCTCTTTATCGCGCCAAGCGCGCACTGATCGTGGGTGATGACAAACAACTACGCCATGTGTCATTTCTGTCTTACGCCAAACAACAAGCCGTGGCCGCAAAATACGCGCTGCCTTCCACACAGAAAGGGGTTTTGAGTTATCGAGACTGCAGCATTCTGGATCTAGCCCAACAGGCCATCAACAACCAAGACCATGTTGCGTTTCTTAATGAACATTTCCGTAGCAGCGCAAAACTGATCGATTTCAGTAATCAGAAATTCTACCGCAACCAACTTAAAATCATGCAGCAGCGCCCAGATCATGAGAAAGGCGAGATGATTATCCACCATGTTGCAGGAAACAGAGATAGCCAGGGCACCAACGACATCGAAGCCGAAGCGCTACTTAACCGGCTGGAAGTCCTGATCCGCGATGCTGACGCGCAACAGCAGCCAAAAAGTATCGGCGTACTCTCCCCGTTTCGCGCCCAAGTAGAAAAGCTCACCGCGGCGATCCAGTCCCGCATTTCGCTCGATCAAATAGAACGTTTTAACATTACCGTCGCCACCCCATATGGCTTTCAAGGCGAAGAACGCGACATCATGCTTAGTTCATGGGTCGTAGACCCTTTATCTAAACGAGCTGCGGTCTATCTCAACAAACCTGACATGTTTAATGTCGCCGTGACCCGTGCTCGTGGTGCCCATGAGCTTTTCGTTTCCGTCACCGAATCAGAGCTTCCCTCCAACTTACTCACCGAATACCGGGCCAACCTGCGCAACTACGAAGCAAAACAGCTCGAAAGTGCTGTTTGCGACCAGTTCCAACAGGAGGTGATCCACGCACTGGCACAGCACAATATTCGCTGTTGGAGTGGAGTACACATTGCGGGCACAGATATCGACATTCTGTGCAAATACGACGACCACTATTTGGCGATTGATTTAATCGGCTTTCCGGGGCCTTGGGTAGATTTCTTCGACCTGACGACGTACAAAATACTCAAACGCGCAGCACTTGATGTGGTTCCAATCAGTTATGGCCTGTGGCGTGTAGACTCTGCCCTTTGTGTTGAAGAGGTGCTCAACCGACTTAAAAACGCCTCAACAACGGTTGCCAGTGAAGCCCTAACCAATTGCAGGATAGACAAATAG
- a CDS encoding carboxypeptidase M32, producing the protein MNKPYQWLEARFNRLSQLAHFNHLANWDQATQMPSGGAAARGEAMAELSLIRHELLTATEVAEQLAMASGEALTAIQQANLRAMQRQYDLSVAVPGKLVRAKTQAAMAAENAWRQLRPANNWTEYAPILKNMVDLVREEADARVDYASKQNANITAGKAARYDQLIDLYEPGCSSAFIAPIFARLKQTLPALINQVSVRQASQPLMPLPTPLHAEKQFQLARGVSQKLGFDFERGRMDLSHHPFCGGVPDDIRITSRFDPNDLFDGLMSTIHETGHALYEAGLPKSLRGQPVGEAQSTGLHESQSLLFEMQLARTPEFVSFLQPQVEQNFGSHSAFASDNLYRHITRVSAGHIRVAADELTYPMHIILRYEIEQALMLEQIEVADIPALWDEKMQQYLGVATLGNDKDGCMQDVHWAAGEFGYFPTYTLGALYAAQLTASLRKTQPDFGAAIAQGDFGSIKHWLSQHVWQHGGRYTTEQIITMATGEPLNPDFFVNHLKRRYLDE; encoded by the coding sequence ATGAACAAGCCTTATCAATGGTTGGAAGCCCGCTTTAACCGCCTTTCTCAGCTCGCGCACTTCAACCATTTAGCCAACTGGGATCAAGCGACTCAGATGCCTAGTGGTGGTGCGGCTGCACGCGGAGAAGCGATGGCAGAGCTATCTTTAATCCGCCATGAACTGCTCACCGCGACAGAGGTTGCAGAACAACTGGCAATGGCATCCGGCGAGGCGTTAACCGCCATACAGCAAGCCAATCTGCGCGCCATGCAACGACAGTACGACCTCAGCGTCGCTGTACCAGGCAAATTGGTCAGAGCAAAAACCCAAGCCGCAATGGCAGCAGAAAATGCATGGCGGCAGCTAAGGCCAGCCAATAACTGGACAGAATATGCGCCCATACTGAAAAACATGGTCGATCTGGTGCGGGAAGAGGCTGACGCGCGGGTGGACTACGCAAGTAAGCAAAACGCTAACATCACAGCAGGTAAAGCCGCGCGCTATGACCAACTGATTGATCTCTATGAACCGGGTTGCAGCAGTGCTTTTATTGCCCCTATTTTTGCGCGGTTAAAACAAACCCTGCCGGCGCTTATCAATCAAGTCAGCGTAAGGCAGGCAAGCCAACCCCTGATGCCACTACCAACCCCCTTGCATGCCGAGAAGCAGTTTCAATTAGCCCGTGGCGTCAGCCAGAAGTTAGGCTTTGATTTTGAACGGGGACGTATGGACCTGAGTCACCATCCTTTTTGTGGTGGTGTACCTGACGACATTCGCATCACCAGTCGATTTGATCCTAACGACCTGTTTGATGGCTTGATGAGTACCATCCATGAAACCGGCCACGCCCTGTATGAAGCGGGACTGCCCAAGTCGCTGCGCGGACAACCTGTCGGCGAAGCACAAAGCACCGGATTACATGAATCACAAAGCCTGCTGTTTGAGATGCAGCTGGCCAGAACGCCTGAGTTTGTCAGCTTCCTTCAGCCCCAAGTAGAACAAAATTTTGGTTCCCACTCGGCGTTTGCCTCGGACAATCTGTATCGCCATATCACTCGCGTTTCTGCAGGCCATATCCGCGTCGCAGCCGATGAACTGACCTACCCAATGCATATCATCCTGCGCTACGAAATCGAACAAGCATTGATGCTGGAACAGATAGAAGTGGCCGACATTCCAGCGTTATGGGATGAAAAAATGCAGCAATATTTGGGCGTTGCTACGTTAGGGAATGACAAAGATGGTTGTATGCAGGATGTGCATTGGGCAGCAGGGGAATTTGGCTACTTTCCCACGTATACACTAGGCGCTCTATATGCTGCGCAGTTGACCGCATCACTGCGTAAGACACAACCTGACTTTGGCGCAGCCATTGCCCAAGGTGATTTTGGCTCGATCAAACATTGGCTATCACAACACGTCTGGCAACACGGTGGCCGTTACACTACTGAGCAGATCATCACCATGGCGACGGGCGAGCCGTTAAACCCCGACTTTTTCGTTAACCACCTAAAACGTCGATACCTAGATGAATAA
- a CDS encoding glycerophosphodiester phosphodiesterase — MLVIAHRGASGYAPENSHSAICRALEMNVDAIEIDLHSVEGELLVIHDRWLHRTTQARGQLKDYTLAQLREIDAGDGKPIPTLWEVLQLVDGRCDLNLELKCEHTLIPTLKNLDQAVNALNFTPNQFLISSFNHHLLNESVSLQPKFATGALIASCPIDYAAFAQQLGCYAIHLDIDFINQAFVDDAKARGLKVFVYTVDEESDIRYLEELGVDGIFSNYPDKALRAVKRLDAEYPHQRQGLIQLTR, encoded by the coding sequence ATGCTTGTGATCGCCCACCGCGGTGCCAGTGGCTACGCCCCGGAAAACAGTCATTCCGCCATTTGCCGTGCGCTAGAGATGAATGTCGACGCAATTGAGATCGACCTGCACAGTGTCGAAGGGGAGCTGTTAGTCATTCATGACCGCTGGTTGCACCGCACCACACAAGCCCGCGGACAACTCAAAGATTACACGCTGGCACAACTGCGAGAAATTGATGCAGGCGACGGTAAACCGATCCCAACTCTTTGGGAGGTGTTGCAACTGGTGGATGGTCGCTGTGACCTTAATCTGGAACTGAAATGCGAACACACCCTCATCCCCACGTTAAAAAATCTGGATCAAGCGGTTAACGCCCTCAACTTTACGCCCAATCAGTTTCTCATCAGCTCGTTCAACCACCATCTACTCAACGAATCGGTATCACTGCAGCCAAAATTCGCCACAGGGGCATTAATCGCCAGCTGTCCCATTGATTACGCCGCGTTTGCCCAGCAGCTAGGCTGTTACGCCATTCACCTGGATATCGACTTTATCAATCAAGCTTTTGTGGATGACGCCAAGGCAAGAGGCCTAAAAGTGTTTGTTTATACGGTCGATGAAGAATCAGATATCCGCTATTTAGAGGAGCTAGGTGTCGATGGCATTTTTAGTAATTATCCAGACAAAGCGCTACGGGCAGTGAAGCGTCTTGATGCTGAATATCCTCATCAACGCCAAGGGCTCATCCAGCTAACCCGCTGA
- a CDS encoding SLC13 family permease, giving the protein MNIFIKLGICLGLPLVVLLLPVTAFPIEGLSLIEQRVIAIFLLAALCWVLEPFPIYATSVLVIVIELLLVSDKGLIFLRSGAESEGFGTLISHKAIMATMASPIIMLFLGGFFLAMAATKYRLDVNLARVLLKPFGQNPAMVMLGLMGITAIFSMFMSNTATTAMMLSILAPVLGLFKAEDRGRIAFALSIPVAANIGGIGTPIGTPPNAIALKYLVGEDAISFGSWMAFAVPFVIIMLAFAWVLLVKMFPAAQEKIELNIRGKFQRSPKAILVYVTFTATILLWLFGSAHGMNSYVVAMIPVAVFSVTKVITKEDLKKISWDVLWLVAGGFALGLAMDKSGLARNMVAAIPFDQFSPYLVIASASALCLLMANFMSHTATANLLMPIVVALAVSMDSLIPLGGTQALILCVTFAASLGMSLPISTPPNALAHATGYMQTGDMAKVGVIIGIVGLLMTYAMVFILRQIGFV; this is encoded by the coding sequence ATGAACATATTTATTAAGTTGGGTATCTGTTTAGGATTGCCTCTCGTGGTGTTATTGCTGCCAGTCACAGCCTTCCCGATTGAGGGGCTGTCGCTGATTGAGCAGCGGGTGATCGCGATCTTTTTGCTTGCGGCGCTGTGTTGGGTATTGGAGCCCTTTCCAATCTATGCGACTTCAGTGTTGGTGATCGTTATCGAGCTGCTGCTGGTGTCTGATAAAGGACTGATTTTTTTGCGCAGTGGCGCGGAAAGTGAAGGCTTTGGCACCTTGATCAGCCATAAAGCGATTATGGCCACCATGGCATCGCCGATCATTATGCTGTTTCTCGGTGGTTTTTTTCTCGCGATGGCAGCGACTAAATACCGCTTGGATGTGAACCTAGCGCGGGTGCTATTAAAGCCCTTTGGCCAGAACCCTGCCATGGTGATGTTGGGATTGATGGGGATCACGGCGATCTTTTCCATGTTTATGTCTAACACGGCCACCACGGCCATGATGCTCTCTATTCTGGCGCCGGTATTAGGGCTGTTTAAAGCGGAAGATCGTGGGCGTATCGCCTTTGCTTTGTCGATACCTGTGGCAGCCAATATCGGTGGTATTGGCACCCCGATTGGCACGCCGCCAAACGCTATTGCGTTGAAATACCTCGTGGGTGAAGACGCTATCAGTTTTGGTAGTTGGATGGCTTTCGCTGTGCCTTTCGTGATCATCATGCTGGCATTTGCCTGGGTCTTGCTGGTGAAGATGTTCCCCGCTGCCCAGGAAAAAATTGAGCTTAATATTCGTGGCAAGTTTCAGCGCTCGCCAAAAGCAATTTTGGTATATGTCACTTTCACGGCGACGATTTTGCTGTGGCTATTTGGCAGTGCTCACGGCATGAACTCCTATGTGGTGGCGATGATCCCTGTGGCGGTATTCAGTGTTACCAAGGTGATCACCAAAGAAGATCTGAAGAAAATCAGCTGGGATGTACTCTGGTTGGTCGCGGGTGGTTTTGCGCTGGGGCTGGCGATGGATAAGAGCGGCTTGGCACGAAACATGGTGGCCGCTATTCCGTTCGATCAGTTCTCGCCTTACTTGGTGATAGCCTCCGCCAGTGCTCTTTGCTTGTTAATGGCAAACTTTATGTCCCATACCGCTACCGCTAACTTACTGATGCCAATTGTGGTGGCGTTAGCCGTGTCGATGGATTCACTGATCCCGCTGGGCGGGACCCAAGCGTTGATTCTCTGTGTCACCTTTGCTGCATCGTTAGGTATGTCGCTGCCCATCAGTACGCCACCGAACGCCTTGGCCCATGCCACGGGTTATATGCAGACCGGTGACATGGCTAAAGTCGGTGTGATCATTGGCATTGTCGGCCTACTGATGACTTACGCCATGGTGTTTATTCTGCGTCAGATAGGCTTCGTTTAG
- a CDS encoding ATP-binding protein: MTSDIHAKMERLKRAYFDDDDRRLRLAEGEMLVDQGERNERLYLLLEGRVIGYREHEQDGQKDLIEVFRSGPGAFVGMHSFFSGDYISSTRIVVENDAELAYIDRGVTAVEPEKYGSFVEQFMPLMVSELAARTLRATRRAAEKEEAQANLYRAEKMSTLGQLAAGLAHEMNNAIGVISRKTEYMSNFLDELLQTHLPVEARFYRKGRQSGEHGVSAEMRKRVRDYQRAFDISRLAAKQLARIAPTIDDAKSLGPGVLSQLDNMARYWELGRDIHDMEFAAYHAANIVKSVKVLGRGDFERGPETDIEESIVEAIALVKSDLRAVNVELDLQPLPTVFGNITELVQVWVNLLKNAVDAMVIAKTNNPTVTVKSKVYKYHLEVSVTDNGPGVPEELKEKIFQPDFTTKKSGLSFGLGLGLAIVQRLVESYQGEVVLRSRPGKTTFKVKLPIGGTHGNY; this comes from the coding sequence ATGACCAGTGATATCCACGCCAAGATGGAGCGGCTGAAGAGAGCATATTTCGATGATGATGATCGACGCTTGCGTTTGGCTGAGGGTGAGATGCTGGTTGATCAGGGGGAGCGCAATGAACGCCTTTATCTATTGTTAGAAGGGCGGGTGATTGGCTATCGTGAACATGAACAGGATGGTCAAAAAGATCTGATTGAGGTGTTTCGTTCCGGCCCTGGTGCGTTTGTGGGGATGCACAGTTTCTTTTCCGGTGATTACATCAGCTCGACCCGTATTGTGGTTGAAAATGACGCCGAGCTGGCTTATATCGACCGCGGCGTGACTGCGGTTGAACCAGAAAAATATGGATCATTCGTTGAACAGTTTATGCCTTTGATGGTCAGCGAGTTGGCTGCGCGCACACTGCGTGCAACACGACGCGCAGCGGAGAAAGAGGAAGCACAGGCAAATCTATACCGTGCCGAAAAGATGTCAACGTTAGGTCAGTTGGCGGCAGGCTTAGCCCATGAGATGAATAATGCCATCGGCGTGATCTCTCGTAAAACTGAATATATGTCGAACTTCCTTGATGAACTACTGCAGACACACCTGCCTGTGGAAGCTCGCTTTTATCGGAAAGGTCGGCAAAGTGGAGAGCATGGCGTTAGTGCTGAGATGCGCAAGCGGGTGCGTGATTATCAGCGCGCTTTTGATATATCTCGGCTTGCCGCGAAGCAGTTGGCGCGTATAGCCCCGACCATTGATGACGCCAAAAGTCTTGGCCCCGGTGTGCTATCTCAGCTCGATAATATGGCGCGTTACTGGGAATTGGGACGGGATATCCATGATATGGAGTTCGCAGCCTATCACGCTGCCAATATCGTTAAATCGGTGAAAGTACTGGGGCGTGGTGACTTTGAGCGGGGCCCTGAGACTGATATTGAAGAGTCGATCGTTGAAGCGATCGCTTTGGTGAAGTCAGATCTGCGGGCGGTCAATGTCGAGTTAGATCTGCAACCTCTGCCCACTGTGTTTGGCAATATCACCGAGCTGGTTCAAGTCTGGGTGAATCTATTGAAAAATGCCGTTGATGCCATGGTGATCGCCAAGACCAATAACCCGACCGTGACGGTGAAGTCGAAAGTATATAAATATCATCTGGAAGTCAGTGTGACTGACAACGGTCCGGGTGTACCAGAAGAATTAAAAGAGAAAATATTCCAACCTGATTTCACCACTAAGAAGAGCGGTTTGTCGTTCGGCTTGGGATTAGGGTTGGCTATTGTGCAACGCTTGGTTGAGAGCTATCAGGGCGAAGTGGTTTTGCGTAGCCGACCGGGTAAAACCACATTTAAAGTCAAGTTACCGATAGGGGGCACGCATGGAAACTATTAA
- a CDS encoding response regulator → METINIVCVDDQPEVLDAVIKDLSTLAVHFNIEEAESADECLDLLDELEARGELVGLVISDHVMPGTSGVDLLGQISEDGRFAHTKKILLTGQATHKDTINAINAARIDHYFEKPWQVDELTETCRRLLTEFILDQGLDYEEILPALDQPTLYKKLKG, encoded by the coding sequence ATGGAAACTATTAATATCGTCTGCGTTGATGACCAGCCGGAAGTGCTGGATGCAGTGATAAAAGATCTGTCGACGCTGGCGGTGCATTTTAATATTGAAGAAGCGGAATCTGCTGACGAATGTTTGGATCTGCTGGATGAGTTGGAAGCCCGTGGCGAGCTTGTTGGTTTGGTCATTTCTGATCATGTGATGCCGGGAACCAGCGGTGTCGATCTGTTGGGACAGATCTCGGAAGATGGTCGTTTTGCTCATACCAAAAAGATATTGCTAACCGGGCAGGCTACGCACAAAGATACTATTAATGCCATCAATGCTGCCCGTATAGATCATTACTTCGAGAAGCCTTGGCAGGTGGATGAATTGACAGAGACTTGTCGTCGTTTATTGACCGAGTTTATTCTGGATCAGGGCTTGGATTACGAAGAGATTTTACCCGCGTTAGATCAGCCAACCTTGTATAAAAAATTAAAAGGCTGA
- the efpL gene encoding elongation factor P-like protein EfpL yields MPKASEIKKNTAIEFNGRVLVVRDIERSVPQGRAGGSLYRMRMYDVVNGGKVDETFKDSDMLNLADLTRRPVMFSYIDGDEYVFMDNEDYTPYHINKESIADEILFINEDTSGVLVVIVDESPVGIDLPTSVELEIVETDPSIKGGSATARTKPATLSTGLVVQVPEHISSGDKIKINVEERKFTGRA; encoded by the coding sequence ATGCCAAAGGCAAGTGAAATAAAGAAAAATACGGCGATTGAATTTAATGGCAGAGTCTTAGTGGTAAGAGACATCGAGCGCTCTGTTCCGCAAGGGCGTGCCGGTGGCAGCTTATACCGTATGCGCATGTATGACGTGGTGAATGGCGGCAAGGTCGACGAAACCTTTAAAGATTCAGACATGCTTAATCTTGCAGATTTAACGCGTCGCCCCGTCATGTTTTCCTATATCGATGGTGACGAGTATGTGTTCATGGACAATGAAGACTACACGCCTTATCACATCAACAAAGAATCGATCGCCGATGAGATCCTGTTTATCAATGAAGACACCAGTGGCGTATTGGTCGTTATCGTTGATGAGTCGCCAGTGGGCATCGACTTGCCGACCTCGGTAGAATTGGAAATTGTTGAAACTGATCCTTCAATTAAAGGCGGTTCGGCGACAGCGCGAACAAAGCCCGCCACACTATCGACCGGATTAGTTGTGCAGGTGCCAGAGCATATCTCCAGTGGCGACAAAATTAAGATCAATGTCGAAGAGCGTAAGTTCACTGGCAGAGCTTGA